A single Cannabis sativa cultivar Pink pepper isolate KNU-18-1 chromosome 7, ASM2916894v1, whole genome shotgun sequence DNA region contains:
- the LOC133029110 gene encoding probable 2' cyclic ADP-D-ribose synthase BdTIR: MVPRSSSSPPLQPPCDIFINHRGIDTKKTAAGLLHYHLSGLGFSPFLDSKSMKPGDSLYDKINAGIRSCKIGVAVFSPRYCDSPFCLHELSLLMETKKRVIPVFCDVKPSELRVSKNPNGNYSKSELERYEKALEEAKFTVGLTFDTINGDWSEFLQTATDAVIENLIEVEGDEIY, translated from the exons ATGGTGCCTCGGTCGTCATCATCACCGCCACTACAACCACCGTGCGACATTTTCATAAACCACCGTGGCATTGACACAAAAAAAACTGCGGCGGGGCTCCTCCACTACCATCTGTCTGGGTTAGGGTTTAGCCCATTTCTCGATAGCAAGAGCATGAAGCCCGGGGACAGTTTGTATGACAAAATCAATGCGGGAATTCGCAGTTGTAAGATTGGTGTGGCCGTGTTTTCGCCTAGATATTGTGACTCTCCTTTCTGTCTCCATGAATTATCTCTTTTAATGGAGACAAAAAAGAGAGTTATTCCCGTCTTTTGTGATGTTAAGCCTTCCGAGCTTAGGGTTTCGAAAAACCCTAATGGGAATTATTCGAAATCTGAGCTCGAAAGGTATGAGAAAGCACTTGAAGAAGCTAAATTCACCGTTGGTCTTACTTTTGACACCATTAATGG GGATTGGTCGGAGTTTTTACAAACAGCTACAGATGCTGTCATTGAAAATTTAATTGAAGTAGAAGGAGATGAAATatactaa